The genomic region CTGCTGCTGTCAGCCAGTGACCAGGGCCAGTCTCAGATCCGGCTGGTGCTCGACGGCATCATCGTCGCCGCGTCGGTGTTCCTGATCGCCTGGGTCACCGTCCTGCAGCCGGTATATGAGTCGAGTTCGGAAAGCGCTGTGACACAGGCGGTCTCCCTGGCCTATCCGGTCGCCGACGTGGTCGTGATCACGATCGCATGGGCCCGTGCCGCGGCCGCCTACCGGCAGAGCCTCGGCCTGTTGATCGCGGGGCTCATCGTGGTCGCAATCGCCGACAGCGTGTACAGCGTGATGCTCGCCACGGGCACCTACACCAGCGGCAGCCTGATCGACCTCGGGTGGATCGCGGGCTGCGGGTTCATCGGCCTGGCCGCCCTGCGCAGCGTCGGCGAGCGCCCGATCGACGGCACGCTCCGGCTGATCTCGTCGCAGTTGCGGGTCTGGGGACCCTACATTCCCTTGGTGCTGGCCTGCGGGATCGGCATCGCACACGCGATACCGATGCTGACGCCGGCTCCATTCGCCGCCGCTGGCGTGCTGGTCGTCGTCGGAGTGCTGATCCGACAGTTCATTGTGCTTCTCGAGAATCGGCGGTTGTTGGCCAAGGTGACCCGACTGGCATTCCGCGACCCGCTGACGGGGTTGGCCAACCGCGCGCTGTTCCTCGACCGCGTCGAACAGGCGGTCGCGCATCAGGGGCGCAAGCACGACTCCATCGCGGTGCTGTGCATGGATCTCGACGACTTCAAGACCGTCAACGACGAACTCGGCCACCCCGCGGGTGACGAGTTGTTGATCCGGGTCGCGCAGCGGTTGTCGTCGTGTCTGCGCACCACGGACACCATCGCCCGGTTCGGTGGAGACGAGTTCGCCGTCCTGATCACCGGGAATCCCGAGGACGCGCGGGTCACCGGTGAGCGGATACTCGACAGCTTCGCCGATCCGATCGCCATCGACGGGGTCAATCTGACCATCCGACCCAGCGTCGGATTGACCGTCGCCACACCGCAGACGCCGCCGGCGACGGTCGACGACCTGATCCGCAACGCGGACCTGGCCATGTACGCCGCCAAGCGCAATGGCGGTGGATGCCTGCGCATCTTCGTGCCCGACTCCCCCGACCCGTTCGACTTGCCGACTGCCACGGACCGTCCTGCGGCCCAGGGGGTCAGCATCAGGCCGAAGGGTGTCACCCGGCCCATGCCCAGACGCAGCGTCGAACCACGCCTGCGCACGCCGACGTGGGCGCCGGTAGACGTTCGGATCGGATTGTCGGCGCTGCTGGCCGGGGTGGTCGCTTTCGCCGTCGTCCGGTCGATCCGTGGCGCCGGCGACCTCAGCGTTGTCGAGCGGTGGTGGGAGGCGGTGCTGTACCTGTCGGCCTCGATGCTGGTGGCGGCGCGTGCCTACCGCGTGCGGGCCGAACGGGCCGCGTGGTGGTGCATGGCCGCGGGTATGGCGTTGACCGGGTGGGGCAACCTCGTGACCACCTTGTGGGACACCGGCCACCCGTCGCCGTCGCCGGCCGACCCGCTGTTCCTGGCGTCGTACCCGGCACTGTACGCCGGGTTGGTGCTGCTGGTGCGGTCGCGGTTGCGCTCGGCGTCGGGTCTGGTGCGACTCGACGCAGTGATTGCGGCAATGACTTCCGCCGCCGTCAGTGCGGCAGTCCTGGCGCCGTACATCCATGCGGCAGAAGCTGTTTCGTTGGCAGGCCTGTTGATCACGACGATCTACCTGGTTGCCGGTGTGCTGGTGCTATCCATGGCGTCCGGACTGGTCGCCATGCTCGGTTGGCGCGCCGAGCCACGATGGTTCGTCTTGCTCGGCGGTCTGATCCTGTGGGTGATCGCCAACAGCATTCTCCTGCTGGAATCAGCCAGCGGTGAATACGTGCGCGGCACATGGCTCGACGCGACGTGGCCGATCTCGTTCCTGTTGGTGGCGGTCGCCTGCTGGCTGCGGCCGTCCCCACCGACGACCATCCAGGAAGGCGTGCTCCAGGCACAGCTGTGGCCGCCGATCGTGTCCACCGCCATCGCGCTCGGCGTGGCGCTCACCTCGCCGGGGGAACGGCTGGCGGTCACCCTGTCGGCGGTGACCCTCACCGCCATCGTGGCGAGGCTCGCGGTCACCTTCCGCGGGTCCGGCACGTCGTCCGTCGGTGCCGATGCGATGACAGACGAGCTCACCGGCCTGACCAACAGACGCGGTCTGACCACCGCGCTGACCGCCGACCCGCCCGATGACTCCGTCTCGTCCTCCCTCGACGGGTCTTCCGCCCGAGTGGCCCTGCTGCTGTTGGACATCAATGAATTCGACGAGATCAACGAGGCCTTCGCCCACGCCGTCGGCAACGAACTGTTGCGGTGCGTCGCGGCGCGCCTGTCGCGCGCCGTCCGGCCGGCCGACCTCGTCATCCGCTCGGGCGGTGACGAATTCGCCATCCTGCTCACCCAAGACGTCAACTTGTTGACGGCGCGAACTCAGGCGGGTGCGCTGATGGACGCGCTGCGACCGCCGTTCGCACTGGACCACTTGACAGTGCAGATCGATGTGAGCATCGCGATCGCCATGTGGCCGGAACACTGTGCTCATCCCCAGGAGCTGTTGAGCCGAGCCGAGGCGGCGCTGCCCCAGGCCAGAACCACCGAGGGCCGGATTGCTTTCTACGACGCGGAACTGGACCTGCGGCGGGGCAACGAGGACCAACTGGTCGAAGACCTTCGGCAGGCGCTCGGCGCCGACGAGTCCGGCCTCTACGCAGAAGCAGGCCAGTTGATCTGTCACTATCAACCCAAGATCACCGACGAGGGCTGGGTGCACAGCGTGGAGGCTCTGGTGCGCTGGCAGCATCCCACGCGTGGGTTGCTGCTGCCCGATCAATTTCTCGCGGCGGCCGAACGGGCAGGATTGATGCGCCCAGTGGCTGCTCGTGTCCTCGACGTGGCATTGGCGCAGACGCGGGCATGGTGCGACCGCGGCATCGATCTGACCGTCGCGGTGAACCTGTCGGCGACCAACCTGCTCGATATCGGCCTTGTCGAGACGATCGACGGGCTGCTCACCGAATACCGGTTGCCCGCCAGTGCCCTCATCGTCGAAATCACCGAGGGCACACTGGCCCCCGATTCGCGACGGTCGCGCAACACCGTTGCGGCCCTGCGGCGCCTCGGCATCCGGATCTCGCTCGACGACTACGGCACCGGGTGGTCCTCGCTGGCGCGGCTGCAGGACCTGTCGGTCGACGAGTTGAAGCTCGACAAGGTGTTCGCCGCCCGCCTTTCCCGAGATCCCCGCTCGGTCGCCATCGTGCGATCGACCGTCGCGCTGGCCCACAGCCTGGGAGCCGATCTCGTCGCCGAAGGTGTCGAGGACGCTGCCACCCTCGAGGCGCTGCGCCGCTTCGGGTGCAGCATCACCCAGGGGCACGTGCACAGCCCACCGCTGCCCCCCGACGAGTTGTACGACTGGTTGATGGACCGCTCCCCCGAACTCGCCCACTGATCGGCCCGCACCGCGGCTGTCCACCAATCGATTTGCCAACGCTATGCTTGTCGTCCGGTGCAGCCGCGCCGAGCGGCAGGAGGATGATGGGGTTCTGGCGTCGAGCGTTCCGACCGGGCTGCCTGGGCCTGTTCGTCGAGAAAGGCGTGCTTTACGCCGAGCGCGACATCGCCGAACCGCCCTTCCGGTCGCTGGGCACCGCCGAGCAGCGGCGGAGCTTCCTCGCCCCCGCCGCCGTTCCGCTGAAGAACGCCAGGGTATTTCTCGACATCGAGCTCGGCTCACGCAGGCCTCTCGAAATCCCCGTCGGGGCAACGGTTCACCGGCCCGCCGCACCGCCGCCGAGCCGGGGCGACAAGCTCTACACCGTTTCCGTGCACACCGAGTCGAACGACGTGTTCATCGGCTACCCGGCCGACGGAGGCCAGGCCCGCAACGTCTTGCGTGCGATCGAGAGGCTGGTGAGGGCGGCCGGTTAGGCCAACAGTACGGCGGCTCCGGCGATCCGACCGGAGGCGAGATCGAGCAGTGCCTCGTCGGCGCTGTCGAGTGGATACTGGGGGGTCGTCACCTCGATCCGGTGCCTGCCCGCGAACTCCAGGAACGCATGCGCGTCGGCCCGCGTGTTGGCGGTGACCGATCGGAGCTGGCGTTCACCGAACAGGTGGCGCTGGTAGTCGAGCACCGGGATGTCGGAGAGGTGGATACCGGCGATCGACAACGTGCCGCCTCGGTCGAGTGCCTCCAGAGCGGGCAGCACCAGGTCGCCGACAGGAGCGAACAGGATTGCGGCGTCCAGCGGCACCGGCGGACGATCGGCGGCGCCCTGCACCGAGGCGGCCCCCAGCGACGAAGCGAGGGCGCGCGCGTGCTCGCCACGGGTCATCACATGCACCTCGGCTCCCCGTGCGAGGGCCACCTGTGCCGTCAGGTGTGCGCTGCCGCCGAACCCGTAGATACCCAACCGCCCACCGGCGGGCAGGTCCGCACGCAGCAGCGCGCGATAACCGATGATTCCGGCGCACAGCAGCGGGGCCAACTCGGTGTCGGCATAGCCCTGCGGCAACGCGAGTGCATAGGCGCTCGGCACGACCGCGAACTCCGCGTACCCGCCGTCGGCATCCCATCCCGTGTAGCGGGACTGCGGGCACAGGTTCTCGTCGCCGCGGACACAGAACTTGCACTGTCCGCAGGTGTGACGCAGCCAGGCGATGCCGACGCGGTCGCCGACGGCGAAGTCACCGTGGGTTCGCGGGCCGACCTCGACCACCTCCCCCACGACTTCGTGACCCGGGACGACCCCCGGCCGGTGGACCGGCAGGTCCCCCTCGGCCACATGAAGATCGGTGCGGCACACGCCACATGCGCGCACTGCGACGAGTAGCTCACCCGGTCCGGGGCTCGGTATCTCGACGTTCGCACGCACCAGAGGCCGGGTGCTGATCGGAGCCGGGCGCAGGACGCGCCACGCGCACATGGTGGTCATCACTCCATCGTCGCGCCGCCGCGTGCGCGAGACCAACCCCGGCGTGCTCACTGTCGGGCGCAAGACTCGATGGACCAGCCCGCGAACGCCGACGCCGCCGGGCAGAATAGGGAAAAACCCGATTCCCATGTCGCAACCACGGCATAACCTGGATATCACGACGGGCGAGGTCGGGCGGCCGCCGAAAAGCCCAGTACCGGTTCATCAGGCCCCGGTATTGCGATCAAGAGAGGTAGGAAATGAAAGCACTTGTGGCACTGGCCGTCGGCGCCCTTGCGGCGAGCGGAATCGCGCTGGCCGCCCCGGCCAACGCGGGTTGTCAGTCCGGTTGGACGCCGTGGGGCGGTGGCGAGATCTGCGACGGACCGATCGGCCCGGACGGCAACTTCGAACGCTGCCAGAGCGTCGGCGTCCTCGGCTTCGGGGGCAGCGTGCCCTGCTTCGTCGCCAACGTCGCGAACGCCAACCCGCCGCACATCGGCCCATGACGGGCGCATAGGGCGACATTGCAGACGAATCACTCCGCGGCGAAAGCCGCGGAGTGATTTCGTTTGGGTCCCGTCAGCCCGGAGGCAGCATGCCCGGGGCGTTCTCCGGCGCGACCGGAACGGCCACTCCGACACCCGGACGCGGCGGAGCGTTCGGGTCCGCGGGCGGTGGCGGCGGAGCGTTCGGGTCCGCGGGCGGTGGCGGCGGCGCGTTCGGGTCCGCGGGCGGTGGCGGCGGCGCGTTCGGGTCCGCGGGCGGAGTCGCCGCGGGCGCGGAGTACGGCCGGATCGAGTTGGCCAGAGCGACCGCCTCGTCCTTCGGCACCGGGTTGTTGGCCGTGCCGAGCCACACGACGAACCAGCGGTCGGGGGTGCGCTGGCCGCGCGGTGTGCCCGGTTCCACCGGGTTGCCGACCACTCCGGCGAAGATCTGGCCGTTCGGCTTGTTGGTGTCGGTGAACTTCACCTCGTAGTACGACGCAGCGCCCGGCATGCCGTCGGCGTTCAGTTCGAACGTCTCCTGGTTGACCCGGGTCCCCGGGAACGGCATGAAGAACTCGCCCATGTCCGAAGCCAGCCGCTGGGCGGCCTTGGCGTTGTCGGATTCGGCGCCTGCGAACAGCTTGAGGTCCAGCCGGCCCAGCAGCACGCTGGTGTCGTTCGGCGGCTCGGCGCCCTCGGGGGCGATCTTCGTCAGCAGCGCCTGCCCGTAGGACAGCTGCGTGGAGTCCGAGACCTTCCAGCCCGGGGGCACGACGTAGCTGAGCCCCCCCGCAGGAGAGTTGACCCGTCCGGCATCCCCAGCGGGTGGGGGCGGCGCGTTGGGGTCCGGCGGTGGTGGGGGTGCGTTGGGGTCCGGCGGAGGCGCGGGTGCACCGGGCGGCGGCGGTGGCGGAAGCGGCGCGCCGGGAGCCGGCGCGGGTGCGCCGGGCGGGGCGGCGGCCCCTGCATGAAGGTGTTGCCGGTCGGCGGTGGGGGCGGCGGCGGTGTCGGCTCGGGCTGTGCGTGCGCCACTGACGGCAGTGCGAGTGCCACCGCGGTCGCACCGGTCAGCGCCGCGATCGCCAGCGTCTTCGAGAGGCCCTTGCGGGGTTGAGAAATCGCGTCCGGCTGATCCATGGGGAAGAAACTACCGTGTTACCGCCGTGACGCAAGTGCGAGTTGCTCAAAAAGTTCTCAAATGAGAAATTGCTGTGAAGTCTAAATCACAACGCACGGCCCATAATGGCGAGTTGCTGACACGAAGAGGTCCCCGCGCGTGGCGCGGGGCCTGTGGACCGTTGTCATCGCCGGCGGACGTCGGCTCTTGTGACCTCTTCTTCGCGCCGGAGCGCCGCGCCGTTACGGGCCTGCGCACACCGATACTTCCTGGGCCTTGACGGCGAAGAGCACCCGGTCGCCCGGGGCCAGGCGCAACTCGACCGCGGCGTCGGCGGTGATGTCGGCGGCGAGCCCCGGCGCCCCGTCGGGCTGGTCCTGGGCGCGCACCCGCACGGTGGGCCCACGGCCGTCGAGTTCGGCGACCGTGACCTCGACGGTGTTGCGGGGGCTGCCGTGCGGACGCTCGCGGTAGACCGCGACGGCCGCCGGGTGGAACAGCGCGACCGCCGGCTGACCGGCTGGCACGTCGGAATCCGGGCTGCCGGACCACACCGTGCCCCACGGCGTCATCAGGGCACCCGACGCGGTCGCGTGCCCGCGGACCAGGTTCACGCCCGCGAGTCGAGCGGCGAACGTGCTGCGCGGTGTCGCCAAGACCGTCGCCGTGAAACCCGTTTCGGCTACCTTCCCGTTCTCGAGCACCGCGACGCGATCCGCCAGGGTCACCACGTCGAGCAGGTCGTGCGTGATCAGCACCGCGGTGCGCCCGTCGCGGGCGAGGACCCTGCGCAGCACTTTGCGCACCGCAGCCGCCGCCCCCACGTCCAGCCCGGCCAGCGGTTCGTCGAGCAGCAGCACGTCCGGTTCGGCGGCAAGGGCGCGCGCCAGGGCCACCCGCTGGGCCTGTCCCCCGGACAACCGGTGCGGCCTGCGATCGGACAGCTCCTCGGCGCCCACCTCGGCCAGCCAGTGACCGGGCCGAGTGCTGCGTGGCGCAAACGCCACGTTGCCGAGCACGCTGAGGTGCGGAAACAGCAGCGGATCCTGCAACAGCAGCGCGATGCGGCGGTCGTGGGTCGCGACGTGGACGCCGGCCCGGGTGTCGGTGAGCACGCGCCGGCCGACGCGGACGACGCCGTCGTCGGGACGCACCAGACCGGCGATGACGTGCAGAGCGGTCGTCTTGCCCGCGCCGTTGGGGCCGAGCACGGCCAGCACCTCGCCGGCCGCGACCGCCAACTCGATGTCGACGCCGCGGTCCTCGACCACGGCCCGCATCTCCAGTCCGTCCTCACCAGGCACGGGCGCCCCTGAGGCGTCGGCTGCCCAGTCCGACGACCACCACCGCGGCCACCGCGACCAGCAGCAGTGACAACGCCACCGCCGCATCGGCGTCGGTCTCCCGCTGCAGGTAGATCTCCAGCGGCAGGGTGCGAGTGACGCCCTGGCGGGAGCCGGCGAAGGTCAGGGTGGCGCCGAACTCGCCGAGTGCACGCGCGAACGCCAGGACGGTCCCGGAGACCAGGCCGGGGGCCAGCAGAGGCAGGGTCACTCGCCACCACACCCGCGTCGGGCGGGCGCCCAGCGTGGCCGCGACCAGTTCGTAGTCGGCTCCCGCCGAGCGTGCCGCTCCTTCGAGCGCGATGACCAGGAACGGTAGCGACACGAACGTCTGCGCCAGCACCACCGCTGTCGTCGTGAACGCGATTTGAATCCCGGCGGCGTCGAGATACTCCCCGATCAGGCCCAGCCGGCCGAACGCGTACAGCAACGCGATGCCGCCGACGACCGGGGGAAGCACGAGTGGCAGCAGGACCAGCGGTCGCGCCGCCCGCACCACCGGATGGTCGCTGCGGGCCAGCACCAGCGCCATCGGCACGCCCAGCAGCAGGCACACCACCGTGCTGGCCGCGGCGGTGCGCAGGCTCAGCAACAGCGCGCTGACCGACGACTCGCTGGTCACCAGCCGGAAGAAATCCGGCCAGTTCACCTTCAGTGCGATCGCGATGAGTGGCACCACCACGAACAGCGCGCCGATCGCGGCGGGTAGGAACAGCCAGCGCGGCAGTCCCGGCGATGTGCTCGGGGACGTGCTCATGGCCGCGCCGCTTCCCGCTCCACGGGCCAAATCTATGGCACGCGGTCGTCGAGGGACCGGGCGCCCGCGAGTCGGTTTCTCGCGCTAGCTACTGTCCAGTAACATTGCGCTCGATCGCTGGGTTCAGCGCCGAGCACAACAGGGAGGTCCGCGATGGAGGTGCTCGTCACCGGAGGTGACACCGATCTGGGTCGCACGATCGCCGAGGGCTTCGGAGATGCCGGTCACCGCGTCGTGATCGCCGGCGCCCGCCGTGCCGACCTCGAGGTCGCCGCCAAGGAACTCGACGTCGACGCCATCGTCGTAGACACCAACGACCCGGCCAGCCTGGAGGCGGCCCGTCCGCAGTTCCCCCACCACCTCGACACCATCGTCAACGTTCCCGCACCGCGTTCAGACGGCGGGGACCCCCGCACCTACAGCCTGGCCGACCTGGCTGCGGCCTGGCGTTCTGCGCTCGACGCGACCATGGTCTCGGCGGTGCTGACGGTGCAGATCCTCGGTGACCACCTGCGCTCGGGTGGGTCCATAGTCACCGTCGTGCCGGAGAATCCGGCCGAGGGCAGCGCGGAAGCGGCGATCAAGGCGGCCGTGTCCGACTGGACGGCCGGCCAGGCCACCCACTTCGGGACCAGGGGCATCACCGTGAACGCGGTCGCCTCGGGACGCAGCGCCGAGCCCGGGTACGCGGGCCTGTCGCGCACCCCTCCGCCGGTGGCCGCCGAAATCGCCCGCCTCACACTGTTTCTCACGACGCCGGCCGCCCGCCACATCACGGGCCAGACGTTGCATGTGAGCCGCGGCGCGCTCGCCGACTTCGGCTGAATATTCCCGCGTTCGCCCGCAGCGGAAGCCGGGGTGCTCACTCCGCTTGTTGTGGTTACGTATTGGCGTGACCATCAGACTCGGTTTGCAGATCCCCAACTTCTCCTACGGCACCGGCGTCGCCGAGATGTTCCCCACCGTCATCGCCCAGGCGCAGGAGGCCGAGGCCGCTGGCTTCGACTCGGTGTTCGTGATGGACCACTTCTACCAACTGCCCGGGCTCGGCACCCCGGACCAGCCGATGCTCGAGGCCTACACGGCGCTCGGCGCGTTGGCCACCGCCACCTCCGATGTGCAGTTGGGCACGCTCGTGACGGGCAACACCTACCGCAACCCCACGCTGCTGGCCAAGGCCGTCACGACGCTGGACGTGGTCAGCCAGGGGCGGGCCGTCCTGGGCATCGGCACAGGTTGGTACGAACTCGAGCACGACTCGCTGGGATACGAATTCGGTACGTTCACCGACCGCTTCAACAAGCTGGGCGAGGCGCTGGAGATCATCCTGCCGATGCTGCGCGGCGAACGTCCCACCGTCGAGGGCAAGTACTACCGGACCAAAGAGGCGATGGCCGAGCCGCGGTTCCGCGATCACGTCCCGCTGATGATCGGCGGCAGCGGCGAGAAGAAGACCATCCCGCTGGCCGCCCGCCACTTCGACCACCTCAACATCATCGCCGGGTTCGACGAGCTGCCGCGCAAGCTCCAGGTCGTCAAGGAGCGCTGCGAGGAGATCGGCCGTGATCCGGCCACGCTGGAGACCAGCATGCTGGTGATCGCGATCATCGATGAGAACGTCACCGGCGACGTGATCCCCGACGACTTCAAGCAGCAGGCGGTCTACGGCAGTGCCGAGCAGGTGGCCGACCAGGTCAAGACCAAGGTGCTCGACGCGGGTGTCGACGGTGTGATCCTGAGCCCGGTGACGAGCCTCGACGGGTACCACCCCGGCCGGGCCACCGCCGTCGCTGAGCTGCTCAAGCCGCTGCTCAGCGGCTAATCCCCCGCCCGAGGTGGGATATGCCACAGCAGGCCACTTGCCGGATCGGTGATTGGGGCGACTACCGTAAGGGGTACAGATCTGCACGTGAAGCACCGTCGAGGAGCCCAGAATGAGCCATCCCGGAGCCACTGCAACTGATCGGCACAAAGTCGTCATCATCGGGTCGGGATTCGGTGGGCTGACCGCTGCCAAGCGGCTCAAGCGGGCCGATGTCGACGTCAAGCTGATCGCGAAGACCACCCACCACCTGTTCCAGCCGCTGCTGTACCAGGTGGCCACCGGCATCATCCCGTCGGGCGAGATCGCACCGCCGACTCGGATGATTCTGCGCAAGCAGAACAACTGTCAGGTGCTGCTCGGCGACGTCACCCACATCGACCTCGCGAACCAGACCGTCAAGTCCGATCTACTGGGCCACAACTACGTAACGCCGTTCGACACGCTGATCGTCGCGGCGGGGGCGGGCCAGTCATACTTCGGCAACGACCACTTCGCCGAGTGGGCGCCCGGCATGAAGTCCATCGACGACGCCCTGGAACTGCGGGCGCGCATCCTGTCGGCGTTCGAGCAGGCCGAGCGGTCCAGCGATCCCGCCCGCCGTGAGAAGCTGCTCACCTTCACGGTGGTCGGCGCCGGCCCGACCGGAGTCGAAATGGCCGGGCAGATCGCCGAATTGGCCGATCACACCCTCAAAGGCGCGTTCCGCCACATCGATTCGACGACGGCTCGGGTGATCCTGCTCGACGCCGCCCCCGCCGTGCTGCCGCCGATGGGCGAGAAGCTGGGCAAGAAGGCCCAGGCGCGGCTGGAGAAGATGGGCGTCGACATCCAGCTCGGCGCGATGGTGACCGACGTCGACCGCAACGGCATCACGGTCAAGGACTCCGACGGCACCATCCGGCGCATCGAATCCGCGACCAAGGTGTGGTCGGCCGGTGTGTCGGCCAGCCCGTTGGGGCGCGACCTCGCCGAGCAGTCCGACGTCGAGGTCGACCGGGCCGGACGCGTCATGGTGCAGCCCGACCTGACCATCCCCGGCCACCCGAACGTGTTCGTGGTCGGCGATATGGCGCACGTCGAAGGGGTGCCGGGGCAGGCGCAGGGCGCGATCCAGGGCGGTCGGTACGCCGCGGACGCGATCAAGGCCGAGCGTAAGGGCGCCGACCCCTCCCAGCGTGAGCCGTTCCAGTACTTCGACAAGGGTTCGATGGCCACGGTGTCGCGGTTCTCCGCCGTCGCCAAGATCGGCCCGCTGGAGTTCGGCGGTTTCATCGCGT from Mycobacterium sp. IDR2000157661 harbors:
- a CDS encoding diguanylate cyclase domain-containing protein, with protein sequence MLVAVAAVYTGVLAVLAAWLWQTWGGPEVTRRADDVLTVVGVLFAAGCSIWAAHRAVGRVRRGWTAMAVGLLAWAVGEVIWVAYELVLGYEQTPVPSWADVAYLLFYVGAVAAVLLLSASDQGQSQIRLVLDGIIVAASVFLIAWVTVLQPVYESSSESAVTQAVSLAYPVADVVVITIAWARAAAAYRQSLGLLIAGLIVVAIADSVYSVMLATGTYTSGSLIDLGWIAGCGFIGLAALRSVGERPIDGTLRLISSQLRVWGPYIPLVLACGIGIAHAIPMLTPAPFAAAGVLVVVGVLIRQFIVLLENRRLLAKVTRLAFRDPLTGLANRALFLDRVEQAVAHQGRKHDSIAVLCMDLDDFKTVNDELGHPAGDELLIRVAQRLSSCLRTTDTIARFGGDEFAVLITGNPEDARVTGERILDSFADPIAIDGVNLTIRPSVGLTVATPQTPPATVDDLIRNADLAMYAAKRNGGGCLRIFVPDSPDPFDLPTATDRPAAQGVSIRPKGVTRPMPRRSVEPRLRTPTWAPVDVRIGLSALLAGVVAFAVVRSIRGAGDLSVVERWWEAVLYLSASMLVAARAYRVRAERAAWWCMAAGMALTGWGNLVTTLWDTGHPSPSPADPLFLASYPALYAGLVLLVRSRLRSASGLVRLDAVIAAMTSAAVSAAVLAPYIHAAEAVSLAGLLITTIYLVAGVLVLSMASGLVAMLGWRAEPRWFVLLGGLILWVIANSILLLESASGEYVRGTWLDATWPISFLLVAVACWLRPSPPTTIQEGVLQAQLWPPIVSTAIALGVALTSPGERLAVTLSAVTLTAIVARLAVTFRGSGTSSVGADAMTDELTGLTNRRGLTTALTADPPDDSVSSSLDGSSARVALLLLDINEFDEINEAFAHAVGNELLRCVAARLSRAVRPADLVIRSGGDEFAILLTQDVNLLTARTQAGALMDALRPPFALDHLTVQIDVSIAIAMWPEHCAHPQELLSRAEAALPQARTTEGRIAFYDAELDLRRGNEDQLVEDLRQALGADESGLYAEAGQLICHYQPKITDEGWVHSVEALVRWQHPTRGLLLPDQFLAAAERAGLMRPVAARVLDVALAQTRAWCDRGIDLTVAVNLSATNLLDIGLVETIDGLLTEYRLPASALIVEITEGTLAPDSRRSRNTVAALRRLGIRISLDDYGTGWSSLARLQDLSVDELKLDKVFAARLSRDPRSVAIVRSTVALAHSLGADLVAEGVEDAATLEALRRFGCSITQGHVHSPPLPPDELYDWLMDRSPELAH
- a CDS encoding zinc-binding alcohol dehydrogenase family protein; protein product: MTTMCAWRVLRPAPISTRPLVRANVEIPSPGPGELLVAVRACGVCRTDLHVAEGDLPVHRPGVVPGHEVVGEVVEVGPRTHGDFAVGDRVGIAWLRHTCGQCKFCVRGDENLCPQSRYTGWDADGGYAEFAVVPSAYALALPQGYADTELAPLLCAGIIGYRALLRADLPAGGRLGIYGFGGSAHLTAQVALARGAEVHVMTRGEHARALASSLGAASVQGAADRPPVPLDAAILFAPVGDLVLPALEALDRGGTLSIAGIHLSDIPVLDYQRHLFGERQLRSVTANTRADAHAFLEFAGRHRIEVTTPQYPLDSADEALLDLASGRIAGAAVLLA
- a CDS encoding CDGP domain-containing protein produces the protein MKALVALAVGALAASGIALAAPANAGCQSGWTPWGGGEICDGPIGPDGNFERCQSVGVLGFGGSVPCFVANVANANPPHIGP
- a CDS encoding sulfate/molybdate ABC transporter ATP-binding protein, which codes for MRAVVEDRGVDIELAVAAGEVLAVLGPNGAGKTTALHVIAGLVRPDDGVVRVGRRVLTDTRAGVHVATHDRRIALLLQDPLLFPHLSVLGNVAFAPRSTRPGHWLAEVGAEELSDRRPHRLSGGQAQRVALARALAAEPDVLLLDEPLAGLDVGAAAAVRKVLRRVLARDGRTAVLITHDLLDVVTLADRVAVLENGKVAETGFTATVLATPRSTFAARLAGVNLVRGHATASGALMTPWGTVWSGSPDSDVPAGQPAVALFHPAAVAVYRERPHGSPRNTVEVTVAELDGRGPTVRVRAQDQPDGAPGLAADITADAAVELRLAPGDRVLFAVKAQEVSVCAGP
- a CDS encoding ABC transporter permease; this translates as MSTSPSTSPGLPRWLFLPAAIGALFVVVPLIAIALKVNWPDFFRLVTSESSVSALLLSLRTAAASTVVCLLLGVPMALVLARSDHPVVRAARPLVLLPLVLPPVVGGIALLYAFGRLGLIGEYLDAAGIQIAFTTTAVVLAQTFVSLPFLVIALEGAARSAGADYELVAATLGARPTRVWWRVTLPLLAPGLVSGTVLAFARALGEFGATLTFAGSRQGVTRTLPLEIYLQRETDADAAVALSLLLVAVAAVVVVGLGSRRLRGARAW
- a CDS encoding SDR family oxidoreductase; the protein is MEVLVTGGDTDLGRTIAEGFGDAGHRVVIAGARRADLEVAAKELDVDAIVVDTNDPASLEAARPQFPHHLDTIVNVPAPRSDGGDPRTYSLADLAAAWRSALDATMVSAVLTVQILGDHLRSGGSIVTVVPENPAEGSAEAAIKAAVSDWTAGQATHFGTRGITVNAVASGRSAEPGYAGLSRTPPPVAAEIARLTLFLTTPAARHITGQTLHVSRGALADFG
- a CDS encoding LLM class F420-dependent oxidoreductase, translating into MTIRLGLQIPNFSYGTGVAEMFPTVIAQAQEAEAAGFDSVFVMDHFYQLPGLGTPDQPMLEAYTALGALATATSDVQLGTLVTGNTYRNPTLLAKAVTTLDVVSQGRAVLGIGTGWYELEHDSLGYEFGTFTDRFNKLGEALEIILPMLRGERPTVEGKYYRTKEAMAEPRFRDHVPLMIGGSGEKKTIPLAARHFDHLNIIAGFDELPRKLQVVKERCEEIGRDPATLETSMLVIAIIDENVTGDVIPDDFKQQAVYGSAEQVADQVKTKVLDAGVDGVILSPVTSLDGYHPGRATAVAELLKPLLSG
- a CDS encoding NAD(P)/FAD-dependent oxidoreductase, translated to MSHPGATATDRHKVVIIGSGFGGLTAAKRLKRADVDVKLIAKTTHHLFQPLLYQVATGIIPSGEIAPPTRMILRKQNNCQVLLGDVTHIDLANQTVKSDLLGHNYVTPFDTLIVAAGAGQSYFGNDHFAEWAPGMKSIDDALELRARILSAFEQAERSSDPARREKLLTFTVVGAGPTGVEMAGQIAELADHTLKGAFRHIDSTTARVILLDAAPAVLPPMGEKLGKKAQARLEKMGVDIQLGAMVTDVDRNGITVKDSDGTIRRIESATKVWSAGVSASPLGRDLAEQSDVEVDRAGRVMVQPDLTIPGHPNVFVVGDMAHVEGVPGQAQGAIQGGRYAADAIKAERKGADPSQREPFQYFDKGSMATVSRFSAVAKIGPLEFGGFIAWLAWLVLHLVYLVGFRRKLTTLLSWTVTFLSTQRGNLTITEQQAYARTRIEELEEIAASIQETEKAAS